A segment of the Chlamydiales bacterium STE3 genome:
AAATCAAAGCCCCCCTATTTTATTTAAAACGTATTTTCACTGTTGAAGAGAGCACATCGCAATTTCTTAAATTGTGGCAGGAAATGACAAAACCTTTTGAAAAGGCAGAAGAGGCCGAGTTTTTCATGAAAAAGCTTTCTCAAAACATTGCCCAAACCTCTGAACTTAACACAAAACTTAAGGAAGCTTTAAACAACATGCAATCTATGCTAGGAGAAGTGTAAAAGACTATGTTTGATTTCTCAAGAACTCATACCTGCGGTGATCTTAAAAAAAGCGATATAGGGAAAAAAGTAACCCTCTCTGGCTGGGTCCATCGCAGACGCGACCATGGCGGCCTGATTTTTATAGATCTTAGAGATCGTTACGGGTTAACACAGCTAGTATTTGACCCCCAAAAAAATTCTAAAAATCACCACATTGCAGAAACTTTGCGCTCAGAATGGTCGATTTCCATCAAGGGTGAAGTTATTCCGCGGATTGAAGCAATGGTAAATCCCAAGTTACCTACTGGTGAAATCGAAATTGCGGTTGATGAACTTGAAGTGCTTTCTAAAGCTAAAACTCCCCCATTTTCTATTTGCGACGAAACAATTGAAGTCCATGAAGATTTACGCTTAAAATACCGCTACTTAGATATCAGAAGAGGGGATGTTGCCAAGAATTTAATTTTAAGACACAAAGCAATGATGGCATCGCGAGCCTATCTTGATAAGAGCCATTTTGTTGAAATCAATACCCCTATTCTCGGCAAGTCAACTCCTGAGGGTGCAAGAGACTACTTAGTCCCCGCGCGGCTTCATTCAGGAGCATTTTACGCTCTTCCTCAGTCACCTCAGCTATTTAAACAGCTTTTGATGGTAGCAGGCATGGATCGCTATTTTCAATTTGCAACCTGCTTTCGCGATGAAGACCTTCGCTCAGATCGACAACCAGAATTCACCCAAATCGACATAGAAATGAGTTATGCTAATCCTGCATTGCTATTTCCCATCGTCGAAGGCCTCATTTCAGCCATTTTTAAAGCCTGTCTTAATGTGGAAATTCCCTCATCCTTTAAAAGGATCACTTACCAAGAAAGTATGGCAAGATTCGGTACCGATAAACCTGATCTACGCTTTTCAATGGAGCTAAAAGAACTTAGCAGAATTGTCAAAGACTCTTCTTTCTCAGTATTTTTGGAGCAACTTGGATTAGGGGGAATTGTCAAAGGACTGTGCGTAAAAGGTGGCGCTGACATTTCCAGGAAAGGCATCGAAGATTACACGCAATTTGTCAATCGTTTAGGCATTAACGGTTTAGCTTGGATGCGTTACCAACAGCAAGCTCTATCCTCAAACATTGTTAAATTTTTCAGTGCCGAACAACAAAAGAAACTCATTGAAACGCTCAATGTAGAAGAAGGCGATCTTATTTTTATGATTGCTGATGCGCCTCAGAAATGCAACCAAGCGCTCGATCACCTCAGAAGGAAAATTGCAAAAGACCGCCATTTGATCGCCTCGAATGCCTATGAATTCTTATGGGTCACCGACTTCCCTCTCTTTGCTTGGAACTATGAGGAAAAACGTTTAGAAAGTATGCATCACCCTTTCACATCTCCTCATTTTGAAGATCTGGACCTCATTGAAAAAGAACCGCTTAAAATGCGTTCCTCCGGCTATGATCTCGTGCTCAATGGCTATGAAATCGGAGGTGGCTCTCAGAGGATCCACAATAGCGAACTACAAGAAAAAATTTTTAAAGCGCTTAAATTAACGGAAGAAGAGATCCACTCTAAATTTGGCTTTTTTGTCGACGCCCTCAAATATGGCACCCCACCCCATCTTGGCATAGCCTTAGGCTTTGACAGAGTGATGATGCTCATTGCAAAAAC
Coding sequences within it:
- a CDS encoding Aspartate--tRNA(Asp/Asn) ligase (Product derived from UniProtKB/Swiss-Prot:Q6ME91;Gene name derived from UniProtKB/Swiss-Prot:Q6ME91;EC number derived from UniProtKB/Swiss-Prot:Q6ME91); translation: MFDFSRTHTCGDLKKSDIGKKVTLSGWVHRRRDHGGLIFIDLRDRYGLTQLVFDPQKNSKNHHIAETLRSEWSISIKGEVIPRIEAMVNPKLPTGEIEIAVDELEVLSKAKTPPFSICDETIEVHEDLRLKYRYLDIRRGDVAKNLILRHKAMMASRAYLDKSHFVEINTPILGKSTPEGARDYLVPARLHSGAFYALPQSPQLFKQLLMVAGMDRYFQFATCFRDEDLRSDRQPEFTQIDIEMSYANPALLFPIVEGLISAIFKACLNVEIPSSFKRITYQESMARFGTDKPDLRFSMELKELSRIVKDSSFSVFLEQLGLGGIVKGLCVKGGADISRKGIEDYTQFVNRLGINGLAWMRYQQQALSSNIVKFFSAEQQKKLIETLNVEEGDLIFMIADAPQKCNQALDHLRRKIAKDRHLIASNAYEFLWVTDFPLFAWNYEEKRLESMHHPFTSPHFEDLDLIEKEPLKMRSSGYDLVLNGYEIGGGSQRIHNSELQEKIFKALKLTEEEIHSKFGFFVDALKYGTPPHLGIALGFDRVMMLIAKTENIRDVIAFPKTQKGSDLMMECPANVAKEQLKELKIKVEDEQFSWT